From Paraburkholderia sprentiae WSM5005:
CGCCATTTCCACTGCGGTCCCGACATGTCGACCATCGTTGCCAGATTCTTCTGGAAGAAATCGTCGATCAGGCCGCCTGGGCTCAGCAGCCTGCCGAAATCGTCGGGCGCGACGTCGCGTGTCGAGCCGCGCACGAGAGGATAGCGACCGTCGAGCGCCTGCCGGCACAGCTGCGCCACGTTCGCCTGCCACAACGCGTTCAGGCGCGCCCGCTCGCCGCCCACCATCAGCGACCCCGCCCCGCTCGCGACGCTGGTGGCCACCGTCGCAAGCGGCGGCGGCGCCCCCTGGGCCACCAGCTTGAGCTTGTTCAACGCATCGCCGGGCGGCGGCGGCAAGCCCTGACGGCGCGCCGAGTCCGCGGCCTCCAGATAGGTCGCGGCGTCCTTCAGCGCGGCGAGTTGCGCGTCCAGCGGAGCCGGGCCCGGTGCGCCGGGTTTGCCGGCCAGTTCGTGCAGCGCCTGGAAATGCGCGTCGACCGGATTGAGTTCGGCCGGCGCGGGCGCTGCCGCGTCTTCCGGCTGGTTGCCGAGCGCGCTCTCGAGGCGCTTTTTGGCCGCATCGAGCTTGTTGGTCAACGCGGCAACGCCCTGCTCCGTCAGCGAACCGCCCGTTTTGGTGCTGCCCAGCGTGGTTTCCTGCGCCGCGGCCAGCATCAGCGAGCGCAGCGGCGAGTCGGGCGCCGCGAGCACATTCGCCACGCGTGCCCCCTGCTGCACGCCGTCGAACGGCACCCCGTCGATATCGTTGAGCAACGCGTCCCACTGGCGGATGTACTCGTCGTAGTAAAGCCGGGTGATGCCCGCCTTCAGATCCTCGATACCGTTCAGCGTCAATACTGATTCCTGACGGCCGAGCACCCAATCGTCCTTTGCGATATCGATCACCGCCGCGTCGCGCAACTGGCCGAACTTCTGATAGCCGGCCCGCGTGTACGCGCCTGAAACACCGCGCGTCAACGGCGCGCCGCTCTTGCGCACGAGCACCGGCGCGGCATTGCGCCCCGCCGCGTAGGCGACGCTGAACTCCGGCAGTCTGCTCTGTTCGAGATCGCGTTTGACGCGGTTGAACAGACGCTGCGTCAGCGGCATTTTGGCGAGCGTCGCGCGCGCCTGCGCGATCAGATCCTTGTCGAGCGGCAGCGACGCATCGAAGCGCGCCGGCTGGAACAGCGCGGCGAGATGGCCGTCGAGATCGTTGCGCTGATCGTCGTTGGCATCGCGCAACGGCCCGCGGCGCCAATCGACATCGGCCCACAAGCGCACGGAGTCGGCGTCGAAGTGCAGTGAATCGCCCAGCATCAGATATGCGCGCAAGACTTCATACTGGAAGTCGGGATTGTTCGCGTCACCGCGGCGCAATTCTTCTTCCATGCGGCTCACGACCAGAGGCAACAGGGTCTGCCGCAACAGCCGCCGATAACTGGTCTGCGCTTCGAGGCCGAGCTTGTCGCCCTGATAAAGGCCGAGGCGCGACAGCCACGGCACGCTCCTGTCGCGGTCCGCGTAACCGCCGGGAAGGTCGCGCGCGGCATTGAGCAGCGGCAGCAGCGCAAGCGGGTTGTCGCCCGGCTGGGTGGTCTGCGCGAGCTTCTGCAACCCGGCAACGTGCTGTCGAACATCGGCGACGTAAGCGCGATTGCGTTGATAGCTGACGAAGAACAGAACCAGCGCCAGCACCGTGACGATGCCGATCGCCGCCAGCGCGGCGCGCTGAAACCAGGCGCGGCGCCGCTCCAGCTTCTGGTTCACGCCCGCGAGTCCGGCTTCCTCGAAGATCACGCCGCGCAGCAGCCGCGTGATGAAGTACGCGCGCCCGCTCGCCGGGTCGGGCAACACGACCTGTTGCTGGAAGCCGAGCGCCGAGGCCACCGCGCTCATCACGCGATCGATGGGCCGGCCTTCCTGGGTGCCGCTAGTGAAATACACGCCGCGCAGCAACGCGGACTCCTCGAAGCGCGAGGTACTGAAGGTTTCGTCGAGAAAGCTTTTCAGTGTGGCTTGCAGACCCGCGAACTGCTGCGGAAATCCATAGACGAGCGCACGCCGGCGCACATCGGTCTCGCGCTGCATACGGTGCAGCACGCGGGCTTGCAGCTGCTTTTCCAGCGCGTCGAATTCGGCGGGAAATGCGGCCAGTGCGTCGTCCGGTGAGCCTCGCTCGGTGAACGGGAACGTCATGCCCCAGACTTGTTCGCGCTCGTCGCGGCCGAGGTCGTCGAAGAATTCCGCGAAACCCGCGAGCAGATCGCATTTGGTCACGATCACGTAGACCGGAAAACGCATGCCGAGCTTGCCGTACAGTTCCCTGAGACGCTCGCGCACGGCTTGCGCCTGCTGCGCGCGCTGCGGGTCGGACAGTTGCAGCAGGTCGCGCGTCGACAAGGCCACGATGACGCCATTCAGCGGCCGGCGCGGCCGATACTTGCGCAGCAGTTGCAGGAAGCCGGCCCACGCGGCCTGATCGGCTTCGGCGAAACTATCCTGGGTGGTGAAGCGGCCCGCGGTATCGAGCAGCACCGCATCGTCGGTGAACCACCAGTCGCAATTGCGCGTGCCGCCCACGCCGCCGATCGACTGCTTGCCGAGCCGCTCGGCGAGGGGAAACTTGAGCCCGGAGTTCAATAGTGCGGTGGTTTTGCCCGTGCCGGGCGCGCCGACGAACATGTACCACGGCAACTGGTACACGTACTGACTACCGAAGCGACCCTTGACCCGCGCCTTGCGCAAGGTCGCCATGGCGGCTTCGAAACGCTGCTTCAACGCGGCGACGTCGGCCTCGGATTCTTTCTTGCCCGGCGCGGGCTCGGCCGGTCCCTCTGCCACCACGCGAGTGAACTTGATGTTGGCGAGACGCACCGCGATCCAGCGCACGCTCCAGTACACCGCCCACACCAGCAGCAACACGATGATCACGGCCCAGCGGCTGCTGTTGCTTTCGAACGGCTCATGGCCCGCGTACGCGACGAGCGGCCCCTCGACCCACACGATCAGCGACAGCGCGAGCACGCCGAGCAACGACAGCACAATGGCTCGTCTGAGCCAGCCAAAGATTTTCATATCCGGCTCCCCTGCGCCACCCGCGACGGACTCATCCCGAAGGCCTTCACGATGCCGCTCCCGGCGCCAGCACCGTGATATCGACGCGGCGGTTGCGCGCGCGATTCGCGGCGGTGTCGTTCGGTGCGATCGGCTCGGCGTCGCCGCGCCCTTCGGCGCTGAAGCGGGCTGGGTTGCCGGCCCGCGACGCGAGCATGTCGCGCACCGCTTCGGCGCGCGCCTGCGACAGATGCCAGTTCGACGGGAAGCGCGCGGACAAGACTCGCTGGCTGTCCGTGTGACCCGCGACCACCACGTTGCCCGGCACTTCCTTCAACGCGTCGCCGATACGCTGGATGAGCGGGACGAAACCCGCGGCCAGATCGGCGCTGCCCGAGCCGAACAGGCCGTCGCCATTGATCGTGACGACAGTCCGGTCCGGCAACTCCGAGACACGCACGAGGCCTTGGGCAATTTCAGGCGCGAGGAACTGCGATAGCTTCGGCGCAGGTTTGGGCGCCGCCGCCAGCTTCGACGCGAGCACGGGAGCCGGCGCGACGCGGATGCCGTGCAGCGCTTCGAACACGCGGTCGGACATGTCGTTGAGCCTGAAGCTCAACGACAGATGGACGATCACCAGCACGAGGCAGGCGATTGCCGCCGCGACCCACAACGGCACGAGTTGCAGCAACGGCTTTCGTTCGACCTTGACCGGCAGCCAGTGCGGCGACAGATCGCGTTCGGCCGCGCCGCGCTGGCCGCGAATCATCTGTTCGAGGCGTTCGCGGATCGTGTCGAGCTGCGTGCGGCCACCGTCGATCAGACGGTAACGTCCTTCGAAACCGAGGCCGAGAATCACGTAGATCAATTCGAGCACGTCGATATTGGCCGCGGGGTTCTGCGCGAGACGCTGCAGGATCAGGAAAAAGCGCTCGCCACCCGAGGCCTCGTTGTGGAACGTCACCAGCAAACTGCGGCTGCCCCACAAGCCCGCCCCCCATGGCGTGCTGGCGACCGCTTCGTCGAGGAACGTGCACAGGCAATAGCGCGAGGCGCCGAGCTTCTCGTCGTCGATGCCGTTGGCGCGGCCTTGCGTCTCGAAGTTGCGCACCATTTGCATCAGCTGGTTGCGCAGGTCTTCCACATTCGGATGGGTCGGCAACTGCCGCAACGGCAGCGCCAGTTCGATCAGCGGGTTGGCCGCGCGCAGCAGCGGATTCAGACCGCCGCCAGCGGGCAGCATCGGCGCGGGCGTTGCCGCGGCCGCCATGAACGCCGCCCGCGCGCCGCCCGGTGTCGGAATCAGAATCGTCGCGCCGGGATCGTCGGCGGGGCCACGCGGTTCGTCTGGACTCACGATGAACTTCCTCAATCAATGCATCAGCGGCGAATTGCCCAGAACTCCATCGTCAGTCCGGGAAAGTCGCCGGCGACGTGCAACGCCATGCCCGCGGAATTCCCGAACTGCTTCCACAGTTCGTTGCCGCGATCGAGTTCGAAGTAGGTAAAGCCCGCATGGAACGGCAGTTGCCGGGGCGCCACGGGCAACGCGCGTAGGCCTACGCCCGGCAATTGCAGATTGACGAGATCGCGAATGCGTTCGATCGGGCCGATCTTCACCTGTGGCGCGAAGCCGGTCAGGATGTGCTCGGCCGGCATTTGCGCGCGCACCGCAAGCACGAAGGTGGCGCCGGCAAACAGCGTCTTGTCCGGCACGATCGCCACGCGCAAGCCGAACTTGCGCTCTTCGAGCGGGATCGCCACGGCGTGCGGGTCCATCACCATGCTCAGCGACGCGCGAATGTCGTCGATCACCGGCGCAAAGGTTTCGCGCAACCACTCATGGCGATACACCGGATACGCCGGCGGCCGCTTCGACGCCTGGCTGAAGGTCGCCAGCTCGCCGGCCAACTGCACCGCCACCTGGTACAGCGACTCGGGATGCAGACCGGTCATCGTCGAGAGATGCGCGGCCAGCGGCTCGTGGCGATTGATCAACTGCAGCAACAGGAAATCGGCCACTTCCGCGACGCCCGTCACGCCGGGCTGTGCAAGGCGTCCGGCCAGCGCTTCACCGCGTTGATGCAGAAGGCCCACGAGGTCGTCGACGAACGCCGCGAGACGGCGCGCCACCCGATAGTCGAGACACGGCGGGCTGTAGTCGTTTTCGAGTACGACTCGGTTGTCGGGCAGTCGCTCGAGCACGCGCGCGACGCCGAGCGCGGTGTAGGCATTCGCCACTTCGGGGGCGAGCGCGAGACGCACGCGCAGTTTGCCGATCTGCAGCAACGCCGCGCCGGCATTCGGATCGTTGCTGTCGCTGACGTCGAATTCGGTGACACGGTGTCGCGCGAAGTTCTCCTCGCTGGCTTCGTTGCAGGTTTCGGCGACACCCGGCCTGCGCACCGGCAGCGCCAGTTGGACCAGCACGTTGCGCGTGCCTTCGGGAATCTCCAGCGGTTCGGCCAAGTCATCGTCGGTGGGCAGATCGAACGGTGTGCCGTCCGGCATCACGCCGGAGCACGACAGCAGCGCGAGCTTGCCGAGCTTGAGCAGCGACTCGTCGATCTCCAGCGCGGTAAAGCCCCAACTGTACGGACGCAGGCCGGCCGCGCGCGTCTCCAGTTGCCGCTGCAGATAGCGGTCGTGCTGCTGCAAATGCTGGGGCTGCAGAAACATCCCCTCCGACCAGATGACTTTACTGTTCCAGGACATGTTGTCTCGTTCAAACGTTTCTAGGTGGGATCGGCGGGATGCTTCGGCTGACGCTCGCGGGCCGCACGCAGTTCGTCGATCTGGGCCTCGTATGCGTCATTGAACGCCTGACCGAAGAGCCTCTGGAAGTCGTCGTCGGCTTCGCGCGTGACGGCCTCCTGCAATTCGACGAACAGATCCCACAGTTTCGCCTTGCGGTTGGACAGCACTTTTTCGAGCGCGCCGGGGTCTTTCAGCTGCGCTTCGATCGAAGCGGGATCGAAGCGTCCGAGCACGTGCGCGAGCGCCGCGCGCATGCCGGCGAGCACCGCGAGCTCGTGCGCCTCGATATCGTCGAAGGCGCGCCTGAGCGCGTCGTCGGGCGGCAGATAACCGGCCGAGCGGCCAGTCAGCATCTGCGCCAGCGCGCTGTCGACGTCCGGGAAAAACTTGAGCGGATTGTTGTCGCGCGCGACGATCATCGTCGTGTCGAGACGGGCTTCGCGTTTGGTCATCGAGCGCGCGCGCAGCACGCCCATCGTGCCGCGCAGCGCGTCGCGCAGCATCGTGCCGATCAGACGCGCGAACTCCGCTTCGGGCAGGTTCGGCGCGCGCGACGGATCGAGGCCGAGGCCTTCGAGCAGCGCCTGCAGGGTGGCTGGGTTCTGGCTCGCGGAAGTGGCGGCGGCCGGGTGGCGAACCGGGGCCGGCTGGGCGCTCGGCGCTGGCGCGGCAGGCGCTGACGTGATCGGGCCCGCGGACGGAGCCGGCTGCTGAAGCTGCTGCGCAACGGGCTCCAAAGCGGGCTGCGCAGCGGACGACGGCCCCGGCGCCGCGCCAGGTACAGCCACCCGCGCGGTGGCGGTCTGCGGCGCGACCACCGGCACGACCACCGGCACCACGGGGGCCAAAGGGGTCGACGGCGCAAACTGCGTCGACGGCGTCGTCGGTATCCCGAACAGATCATCGAACGGTGTCACCGCCGACCCTGCGGCGCCGGGATCGAGCAATCCCGGCGGCAAGCCGGTCGGGCCGCCAAAAGGCGCGGCCGCCGGAGCGGGCGCAGTGGGCCACCCCGGCAACTCGTGCGAAGGATGCGACGCGGCCGGCGAGCCGCTGCCCGGCTGCGCGGGCGTTTCCCATTGCGCCAATGCATCCGCGAGCGGGTCGTAGTCCGCCGGAATGCCCCCCGTGGGTGTGGCAGGCCGGCCGGGGTCGGGCCGGGACGCTTGCGGCGCCGAAAACGCCTGCAATTCCGGCGACACATGATCGCTTTCCGAGCCCGCAAAGCCCGGACCCGACGAGATCCGCTGCGGTTTGCCGAAGCCCGGCTGCCCGAGTGGATCGAGCGCGCCGATCTGCAACGCGTCGCCTTGCGAATCGGCCGGCAACGGTCCACTGAGCACCTGCGCGGCAC
This genomic window contains:
- the tssM gene encoding type VI secretion system membrane subunit TssM, whose amino-acid sequence is MKIFGWLRRAIVLSLLGVLALSLIVWVEGPLVAYAGHEPFESNSSRWAVIIVLLLVWAVYWSVRWIAVRLANIKFTRVVAEGPAEPAPGKKESEADVAALKQRFEAAMATLRKARVKGRFGSQYVYQLPWYMFVGAPGTGKTTALLNSGLKFPLAERLGKQSIGGVGGTRNCDWWFTDDAVLLDTAGRFTTQDSFAEADQAAWAGFLQLLRKYRPRRPLNGVIVALSTRDLLQLSDPQRAQQAQAVRERLRELYGKLGMRFPVYVIVTKCDLLAGFAEFFDDLGRDEREQVWGMTFPFTERGSPDDALAAFPAEFDALEKQLQARVLHRMQRETDVRRRALVYGFPQQFAGLQATLKSFLDETFSTSRFEESALLRGVYFTSGTQEGRPIDRVMSAVASALGFQQQVVLPDPASGRAYFITRLLRGVIFEEAGLAGVNQKLERRRAWFQRAALAAIGIVTVLALVLFFVSYQRNRAYVADVRQHVAGLQKLAQTTQPGDNPLALLPLLNAARDLPGGYADRDRSVPWLSRLGLYQGDKLGLEAQTSYRRLLRQTLLPLVVSRMEEELRRGDANNPDFQYEVLRAYLMLGDSLHFDADSVRLWADVDWRRGPLRDANDDQRNDLDGHLAALFQPARFDASLPLDKDLIAQARATLAKMPLTQRLFNRVKRDLEQSRLPEFSVAYAAGRNAAPVLVRKSGAPLTRGVSGAYTRAGYQKFGQLRDAAVIDIAKDDWVLGRQESVLTLNGIEDLKAGITRLYYDEYIRQWDALLNDIDGVPFDGVQQGARVANVLAAPDSPLRSLMLAAAQETTLGSTKTGGSLTEQGVAALTNKLDAAKKRLESALGNQPEDAAAPAPAELNPVDAHFQALHELAGKPGAPGPAPLDAQLAALKDAATYLEAADSARRQGLPPPPGDALNKLKLVAQGAPPPLATVATSVASGAGSLMVGGERARLNALWQANVAQLCRQALDGRYPLVRGSTRDVAPDDFGRLLSPGGLIDDFFQKNLATMVDMSGPQWKWRSGVDTLGIPVEVLGQFQRAAQIRDAFFRAGGRDVSVRFTVKPLTIDPSITQFTLDIDGQQMVVKPDAPQSMVFQWPSGKGTGQAHVEFTPAGSAPAARADGPWALLHLIDDARLQPTAQPDRFRLSFDSDGRRAEFELAASSIVNPFRRAMLEQFRCPDRL
- a CDS encoding DotU family type VI secretion system protein; translation: MSPDEPRGPADDPGATILIPTPGGARAAFMAAAATPAPMLPAGGGLNPLLRAANPLIELALPLRQLPTHPNVEDLRNQLMQMVRNFETQGRANGIDDEKLGASRYCLCTFLDEAVASTPWGAGLWGSRSLLVTFHNEASGGERFFLILQRLAQNPAANIDVLELIYVILGLGFEGRYRLIDGGRTQLDTIRERLEQMIRGQRGAAERDLSPHWLPVKVERKPLLQLVPLWVAAAIACLVLVIVHLSLSFRLNDMSDRVFEALHGIRVAPAPVLASKLAAAPKPAPKLSQFLAPEIAQGLVRVSELPDRTVVTINGDGLFGSGSADLAAGFVPLIQRIGDALKEVPGNVVVAGHTDSQRVLSARFPSNWHLSQARAEAVRDMLASRAGNPARFSAEGRGDAEPIAPNDTAANRARNRRVDITVLAPGAAS
- the tssK gene encoding type VI secretion system baseplate subunit TssK, producing the protein MSWNSKVIWSEGMFLQPQHLQQHDRYLQRQLETRAAGLRPYSWGFTALEIDESLLKLGKLALLSCSGVMPDGTPFDLPTDDDLAEPLEIPEGTRNVLVQLALPVRRPGVAETCNEASEENFARHRVTEFDVSDSNDPNAGAALLQIGKLRVRLALAPEVANAYTALGVARVLERLPDNRVVLENDYSPPCLDYRVARRLAAFVDDLVGLLHQRGEALAGRLAQPGVTGVAEVADFLLLQLINRHEPLAAHLSTMTGLHPESLYQVAVQLAGELATFSQASKRPPAYPVYRHEWLRETFAPVIDDIRASLSMVMDPHAVAIPLEERKFGLRVAIVPDKTLFAGATFVLAVRAQMPAEHILTGFAPQVKIGPIERIRDLVNLQLPGVGLRALPVAPRQLPFHAGFTYFELDRGNELWKQFGNSAGMALHVAGDFPGLTMEFWAIRR
- the tagH gene encoding type VI secretion system-associated FHA domain protein TagH, producing MNYPILSLRVARFNDETLAEPIAIAFGPAGGTIGRANDCTLVLPDQQRAISRVHARVEFRGGDYLLCDLGSNPSVLNQRALGGTREARLADGDRLLIGPYLLEVSIGEQAAGVRGLTGGRDPLSAAQVLSGPLPADSQGDALQIGALDPLGQPGFGKPQRISSGPGFAGSESDHVSPELQAFSAPQASRPDPGRPATPTGGIPADYDPLADALAQWETPAQPGSGSPAASHPSHELPGWPTAPAPAAAPFGGPTGLPPGLLDPGAAGSAVTPFDDLFGIPTTPSTQFAPSTPLAPVVPVVVPVVAPQTATARVAVPGAAPGPSSAAQPALEPVAQQLQQPAPSAGPITSAPAAPAPSAQPAPVRHPAAATSASQNPATLQALLEGLGLDPSRAPNLPEAEFARLIGTMLRDALRGTMGVLRARSMTKREARLDTTMIVARDNNPLKFFPDVDSALAQMLTGRSAGYLPPDDALRRAFDDIEAHELAVLAGMRAALAHVLGRFDPASIEAQLKDPGALEKVLSNRKAKLWDLFVELQEAVTREADDDFQRLFGQAFNDAYEAQIDELRAARERQPKHPADPT